One window of the Chryseobacterium camelliae genome contains the following:
- a CDS encoding DUF3289 family protein — protein sequence MAILKKASNINIQVANNYTSLSKVSHEESGSVIIEATKQNLELSSQKRAILQGFGKDGKGEEGCSEGVVKVSKKLIGKAKRDPGFNFDGTKAEDMYFADSPASSASIKNDPVFKKNDATLEAYLDQLMRSLSIGSMETVALEMADRFKKGTGGTYKSEVLNKEIANNAAFVTYHNKFLAELKKELKKNNYDPAKMSMISMSLLNFSSFWDKVSGLGITVHQVWSAKAEIIDYSYNRCTKVWNGKLKYTFYDHFGLDWDDIVKHGEDRIPQYHTGDFFKAWYILQHYRSAKPFITEMERNVVIGGNSDND from the coding sequence ATGGCCATTCTGAAAAAAGCAAGTAATATCAATATACAGGTTGCCAATAATTACACTTCTTTGAGCAAAGTCTCCCATGAAGAATCGGGATCGGTAATTATTGAAGCCACAAAACAGAACCTGGAGCTTTCCAGCCAGAAAAGGGCGATACTGCAGGGGTTCGGAAAAGACGGAAAGGGAGAGGAAGGCTGTAGTGAAGGCGTAGTTAAAGTAAGCAAGAAGCTGATTGGCAAGGCCAAAAGGGATCCAGGATTCAATTTTGACGGGACAAAAGCAGAGGATATGTACTTTGCAGACAGCCCGGCCTCATCCGCATCCATTAAAAATGACCCCGTTTTTAAGAAGAATGATGCCACATTAGAAGCCTATCTGGATCAGCTGATGAGATCATTATCTATCGGAAGCATGGAAACCGTTGCACTGGAAATGGCTGACCGCTTTAAGAAGGGTACCGGAGGGACTTATAAAAGTGAAGTCCTTAATAAGGAAATAGCCAATAACGCTGCATTTGTTACCTACCATAATAAATTTCTGGCGGAACTGAAGAAAGAGCTGAAGAAAAATAATTACGACCCGGCTAAAATGAGTATGATTTCGATGAGCCTGTTGAATTTTTCTTCTTTCTGGGATAAGGTTTCAGGACTTGGGATTACCGTACACCAAGTATGGAGCGCCAAAGCAGAAATCATTGATTATTCCTATAACAGATGCACTAAGGTCTGGAACGGAAAGCTAAAATATACCTTTTATGACCATTTCGGTCTGGACTGGGATGATATCGTAAAACACGGAGAAGACAGGATTCCTCAATACCATACCGGGGATTTCTTTAAAGCGTGGTATATTTTGCAGCATTACAGATCAGCAAAACCATTTATCACCGAAATGGAAAGAAACGTCGTTATTGGCGGTAATTCTGACAACGACTAA
- a CDS encoding RNA polymerase sigma factor: MTQEIFKTTVFILKNDMYRFAKRFVMSSDEAEDVVQDLMIKFWQKKDELGQFGNLKSYALKAVRNECLNRLKHHEVRQGFADLQLHRSELYSMDVNNLKEQIIGYINQLPEKQKMVIHLKDVEEYEVSEISEILDMEENAVRVNLMRARQKVKEQISQLMSYEQRPISR, encoded by the coding sequence ATGACCCAGGAAATTTTCAAGACTACGGTATTTATTCTCAAAAACGACATGTATCGTTTTGCGAAAAGATTCGTCATGAGCAGCGATGAGGCAGAAGATGTGGTACAGGACCTCATGATTAAATTCTGGCAGAAAAAGGATGAGCTGGGACAGTTCGGGAACCTGAAATCCTACGCTCTTAAAGCTGTCCGCAACGAATGCCTGAACCGGCTGAAACACCATGAAGTAAGGCAGGGCTTTGCAGACCTCCAACTGCACCGGTCAGAACTGTACAGTATGGATGTGAATAACCTGAAGGAACAGATCATAGGGTATATCAACCAGCTTCCGGAAAAGCAGAAAATGGTGATCCACCTGAAGGATGTAGAGGAATACGAGGTTTCTGAGATTTCTGAAATCCTCGATATGGAAGAAAATGCCGTAAGAGTAAATCTCATGCGGGCAAGACAAAAAGTAAAAGAACAAATCTCACAACTGATGAGCTATGAGCAAAGACCAATTTCAAGATAA
- a CDS encoding type VI secretion system Vgr family protein produces the protein MKKSKTNADRIAENHFAGIQRIVNLEIIIEGKVIRNFRHFRLQQSIRRHHHFELTLDHDTLGSGQDHNLENAQQFLGKRLTVVFKYKDVERDGPERTFVGCITQVAFSQEKASLGSIILKGNSPTILMDAARHTQSFGGKQPVNTSTIADHIIKETLGSGKYDYKIDTKNKSYINYSAQYKETHYNYLARLAETYGEQFYYDGEILHFGQLPPGEQPIKLIYGSNVSDISVELNAVHTKPEFFGYNSSKHEKSVSTTASIKHLGQLAAKAYDLNDNIYTARSLTPSPVNANMSLNIDDAQKSAAGSAAVEVFTVSANTTVPFLYPGCIADIAMRKPNTNQTSYFTKVMITEVEHEVNTRGYYTGSFKAIAEGTGYIPAPEFEYPSAEPQIATVISNTDPLNQGRIQVQFDWQLNDTTHFIRMMSPDAGGTDAVTQNRGFVAVPEVGDQVMVGFEYHHPDFPFAMGGMFHGQVALGGGVNNHIKSIQTRSGNKIIFNDEQGSIYIEDPSGNTYFMDGKGNISVNAPNNMTFTAGNNIMMTAGKDITSIAGNSMFATANVNIVSNAGVNMIDTAGRDLMQTATGNIHESSDMRSEISENERNIQAKKSDSYAEKVTVVSTKENMILQSEKTVKSQSGEQGNSH, from the coding sequence ATGAAAAAAAGCAAAACCAATGCAGACAGGATCGCAGAAAACCACTTTGCAGGCATTCAGCGCATTGTTAATCTTGAGATCATCATTGAGGGGAAAGTTATCAGAAACTTCAGGCATTTCCGGCTGCAGCAAAGCATCAGAAGGCATCACCATTTCGAACTGACCTTAGATCACGATACCCTGGGCAGCGGCCAGGACCATAATCTTGAAAATGCACAGCAGTTCTTAGGGAAGCGTTTAACCGTAGTTTTTAAATATAAGGACGTTGAACGTGACGGCCCGGAAAGAACTTTTGTCGGCTGTATCACCCAGGTTGCCTTCAGCCAGGAAAAAGCAAGCCTGGGAAGCATTATCCTGAAGGGGAACAGTCCAACTATACTTATGGATGCAGCCCGCCATACCCAGAGTTTCGGTGGTAAACAGCCCGTTAATACATCTACTATTGCCGACCATATTATAAAGGAAACTCTCGGATCCGGCAAATACGATTATAAAATCGATACAAAGAATAAAAGCTACATCAATTACAGTGCGCAATATAAGGAAACACACTATAACTATCTTGCTAGGCTGGCTGAAACCTACGGAGAACAGTTTTACTATGATGGCGAGATCCTTCACTTCGGGCAGCTGCCTCCGGGCGAGCAGCCTATAAAGCTTATTTACGGCAGCAATGTGAGCGATATTTCCGTAGAGCTGAATGCTGTGCATACCAAACCGGAATTTTTCGGGTACAACAGCAGTAAGCATGAAAAATCAGTGAGTACCACAGCCAGCATCAAGCATCTGGGGCAACTGGCTGCTAAAGCATACGACCTGAACGACAATATTTATACCGCCAGATCCCTGACGCCATCGCCTGTCAATGCAAATATGTCTTTAAATATTGACGATGCACAGAAAAGTGCCGCAGGAAGCGCGGCAGTAGAGGTGTTTACGGTTTCGGCAAATACAACAGTACCTTTCCTTTACCCCGGCTGTATTGCAGATATTGCGATGAGGAAACCGAACACCAATCAGACCTCTTATTTTACCAAGGTGATGATCACGGAAGTGGAGCATGAAGTCAATACCCGGGGATATTACACCGGATCATTTAAGGCAATTGCAGAAGGCACCGGATATATCCCGGCGCCTGAGTTTGAATATCCCAGTGCAGAGCCTCAGATTGCGACGGTAATATCCAATACAGACCCTCTTAACCAGGGAAGAATTCAGGTGCAGTTTGACTGGCAGCTGAATGATACCACCCATTTTATACGGATGATGAGCCCTGATGCCGGCGGAACCGATGCGGTTACCCAGAACAGGGGTTTTGTGGCCGTTCCTGAAGTGGGCGATCAGGTCATGGTAGGTTTTGAATATCACCATCCGGATTTCCCTTTTGCTATGGGAGGAATGTTCCATGGGCAGGTAGCGCTGGGCGGAGGAGTCAATAACCATATCAAATCTATCCAGACCCGCAGCGGGAATAAAATTATTTTTAATGACGAGCAAGGCAGCATCTATATTGAGGATCCCAGTGGCAACACCTATTTTATGGACGGCAAAGGAAATATTTCCGTCAATGCCCCTAACAACATGACTTTTACCGCAGGAAACAACATCATGATGACAGCCGGGAAAGACATCACATCTATTGCAGGAAACAGCATGTTTGCCACTGCCAACGTCAATATCGTATCGAATGCGGGCGTGAATATGATCGATACAGCAGGAAGAGACCTTATGCAGACTGCGACAGGAAATATCCACGAATCCTCCGACATGAGAAGCGAAATTTCAGAAAACGAGCGGAACATCCAGGCTAAGAAGAGTGATTCCTACGCTGAAAAAGTAACGGTGGTAAGCACAAAAGAGAATATGATCCTGCAAAGTGAAAAAACTGTAAAATCCCAAAGCGGGGAACAGGGAAATTCTCATTAA